Proteins from a single region of Oncorhynchus tshawytscha isolate Ot180627B linkage group LG03, Otsh_v2.0, whole genome shotgun sequence:
- the LOC112244267 gene encoding IGF-like family receptor 1: MTDTQCCLAWDQTGCWKGALNTTVQWSTTLRVQVSTSNPTTAKHIDPRLHGDSATSHVNYQTAYKENKPCFMVSLKDCIPSDNILYTNQHSRSNKTTAAVNEEVALLQSETRSLEDILSSDLQSAPLQTVLNNLDVLEELVILLDPESPGVKNTSHLASRCSFPATWITYTYSLMESKSPLRAVLEGVTTKHPEWTVGHLARLLREMDRNDTVVVLTKLSLLKVF; encoded by the exons ATGACAGACACGCAATGCTGCCTAGCGTG GGACCAGACAGGCTGTTGGAAAGGTGCCCTGAATACCACG GTCCAATGGTCAACAACGTTAAGGGTCCAAGTGTCAACATCAAATCCCACCACAGCCAAACACATTGATCCAAGATTACATGGTGATTCTGCAACTTCACATGTCAACTATCAGACTGCAT ATAAGGAGAATAAGCCATGCTTCATGGTCAGCCTTAAAGACTGCATCCCATCAGACAATATCCTGTATACCAACCAACATTCACGGAGCAATAAGACAACAGCAGCTGTCAATGAAGAGGTTGCTCTGCTACAGTCAGAGACCAGGAGCCTAGAGGACATTTTGA GTTCTGACCTCCAGTCTGCGCCACTGCAGACGGTTCTGAACAACCTGGATGTTCTAGAGGAGCTTGTGATCCTGCTGGACCCGGAGAGCCCTGGGGTGAAGAACACCAGTCACCTAGCATCTCGCTGCTCCTTCCCCGCCACCTGGATTACCTACACCTACTCCCTGATGGAGAGCAAGAGCCCCCTGAGGGCCGTGCTGGAGGGGGTCACCACCAAACACCCAGAGTGGACTGTAGGACACCTGGCCAGGTTGCTGAGAGAGATGGACCGGAACGACACAGTGGTGGTGCTCACCAAGCTCAGCTTGCTTAAGGTGTTCTAG